Within the Streptomyces sp. NBC_00554 genome, the region TCCAAGGCGTAGCCGCCGGCGATGAGCGCACGGGGCGGCAGTTGGTCGGCCAGTGAGCCCAGCAGCAGGGAGCCGAACAACTGCGGGAGAAAGCCGATGCCGAAGGCGAGTGCGCTCAACAGCGCGGAGCCGGTGGCCCCGAAGACCAGCACCGAGAACGTGGTGATCCGCAGCGAGCCCGCAGTGATCGCGACGGCGCGGGTCGAGAAGAGCAGCCGGAATCGCGGCTCGGCCAGCACCTCCCGGTAGGTGGCACGGTGGTTGCCCTGCGCGGGTTCGGCGGTTGGGATCATGACGCCCAGCCTCGCCGTGTGCCCACGCCACTCACCAATGATTCGTCGCTGGACGAATCGGAACAGACGTCCGGCGGTAGCATCCCAGGGTGCTCCGCTTCGAAGTCTCCGTCGAGGACCTGCTGCGCAGCCGCTTCGCACTGTCGCCCGCGATGGACCTCTGCCTACTGCTGCGCTCGCTCGCCGGCCAAAACCGGCCGCTGCCGCGAGCCTGGGCCACCCGGCTCCTGCCGACCTTTGAACGGCTTCGCCGCGAGACCGAACTGGACGCCGCCCTCGCCCTGCACACCCCGCAATCCGGACCGAACTTCGTCGCCCCGCCCCCGCGCGGCCTCAACCAGACCTGGGCAGACGACCTGGCCATGATCCGGGCCACACCGCTGGAAGCGGCCCGCCACGAATTCGCCACCACCGCGACCGGCCCGTCCGCCCATGATCCCCGCGTACGCGCAGTGCTGGACTCGACGGACGCCGTCTCCAGGATCGCCGAGGCGATGGACCAGGCGTGGCACGAGCTGCTCGCCACGGACTGGCCGCAACTGCGCGCGATCTGTGAGCGCGATGTCGTGCACCGGGTGGGCGTGATCGGCGAACATGGATGGGCCACGACCATCGAGAGCCTGCACCCGAGCATCGCCTGGCGCGCCGGCGGTATCGAGCTCGGCTTCTTCCCCCGAGACGGAACAGTCCGCCTCACCGGCGACGGGCTACTGCTGATCCCTTCGGTCTTCGTCGGGAATATCGCCGCCCACCTGGAAGACCCCTGGCCCAGGACCTTGGTCTATCCAGCCCGCGGCACCGCCGCCCTGTGGGGCGAACAGGAGACCGTCCCCCAACCGGACGCGCTGACCGCTCTGGTCGGCCGGGCCCGAGCCCGGCTGCTGTTGGCGCTGGACGCCCCGGCCAGTACCAGCCACCTCGCCCGAAGTCTCGCCATGGCACCCGGCGCGGTAGGAGACCACCTCGCCATCCTGCGAGGCGCGGGGCTGCTCGTCCGCGCCCGGTCCGGACGGTCGGTGCTCTACCGGCGCACCCCGCTCGGCGAGGCACTGGTCGCCGGTTCGGGCTGAGGGCACGGATCAGCACTGCTTTTTGAGGCGCCGCCAGCAGATGATTGTGCAGCCGAGGGTGAGGAAGGCCTGGTGGATGTCGGCGCAGATTTCCCAGCGGATACGCAGTCGGCGGAACCAGCGCAGAAGTGCGAAGGCCGCTTCGACGACCCAGCGGTTCTTGCCCAGGCAGCTTCCGTGCCCGGTGCCGCGCCGGGCGATGAGCGTGCGGATGCCCAGCTCACGGACCTGGCGGCGGTAGACGTTGTGGTCGTAACCGCGGTCGGCGTAGAGGACCTTGGGGCGCTGACGGGATCGTCCGCGCTTACCGCGGATGGGCGGTACGGCGTGGATCAGGAACCCTGGCTCACCTCGTCAGCCGGTGACGCCGGGCTGGAGCTGCTTCTCGGTGCAGAGCAGATGGCGGCCGCTGACAAATTGGGTTGGAGCCAGCCGCACATCGGGCAGACAGCTCTCGTCGTAGTGGACGCGGGCACCGGACCACCTCCACCAGCCGGGTGAGCAGGCTCTGCCACGGTGTTTCGCCCTGGTGTTCTGCCGTTCCGGCCCCCTTTGACGCGGGCGCCGGCGGCGGTCCGGTCCGGGCACCGGCCGCGTGCCGATGAGCCCGCACGATGGTGGAGTCGACCGAGATGTCCCAGTCGATCTCGCCCGCGGCGTCGGCCTTACCTGCACTCAACGCGGGTAAGGCGTCCTTCCCTGCACAACAGCAGCGCCCGGATCCCGGGCGCTAGTTCCGGGTCAGGAGCACGCGGTAGGCGTTGGAGTAGCCGTGCTTTCGGCCGTACGGGGCGAAAAGCTTGTCGCCGAGGAACGCGAGCACCATCAGTGGCACCGAGATGACCATGCTGGCCTTGCGCGCGAACTTGCGCAGCGGACTCGGCGGCTTGGGGTGCCACGGCACGTCGTTGCCGCCGACGATCCAGTTGGCCCACAACGCGAAGGCGGCGACCATGTCCATGCCGCCGTTCGGCTCGGACCGCTGCTCGTCCACCACGGCGAAGCCGACATCCTCGGCCGCCTTCTTCAGGTTGGC harbors:
- a CDS encoding winged helix-turn-helix domain-containing protein, with translation MLRFEVSVEDLLRSRFALSPAMDLCLLLRSLAGQNRPLPRAWATRLLPTFERLRRETELDAALALHTPQSGPNFVAPPPRGLNQTWADDLAMIRATPLEAARHEFATTATGPSAHDPRVRAVLDSTDAVSRIAEAMDQAWHELLATDWPQLRAICERDVVHRVGVIGEHGWATTIESLHPSIAWRAGGIELGFFPRDGTVRLTGDGLLLIPSVFVGNIAAHLEDPWPRTLVYPARGTAALWGEQETVPQPDALTALVGRARARLLLALDAPASTSHLARSLAMAPGAVGDHLAILRGAGLLVRARSGRSVLYRRTPLGEALVAGSG